Genomic segment of Clostridium sp. Marseille-P299:
ACATATCTTTCTGTCTAGAAAGAATATTTTCGTCAAAAGTAACACGGAAATCACTGCCATCCAGTGAATAAAAAGCCTCTCTATCATAGGAAAGGAATACGGAGGGAGACAGTTTATGATAATAAGCACAAAAATAATTAATTTCCTCAGCAATCTGAGATTGAAGTGGCAGTTTTGTACCACTACAAAGGCATTCAATTGCTTGTGCTTGCGGTAGAACTAGCCTACGTTTGTATACCACCGACTGATACTTTTTTTTAAGTTCTACGAAAACGGGATCTTCTGCCGTCGACTGTTGATAACTACGCAACCGCAATTTTTCTTTGTACGTAGGTCGCTCAATCGAACGTCGAACTAACCGGTAAGTATCAGTATCAAAATAGATATTTCGAATGGATACTCTACCATATTTATCTAATTTCATATATTCATCCATAACTTTTAAAATGGATGCTTTTTGTTTTTGTGTCAGCAAGTATTTCATCTCATACCGCTTAAAAATCATTTGATAACTCATAATATCTCAGCTCCTTTTATCCAAAGTATAAAAAGGCAACTCTAACTCAACTTAAAAATAGATGTGAATTTTTTGTGTATTTCAAAAAGAATTGAAGGGTTTAGCTTACTGTGAGATGACTTTAACTTTTTGTAGTGATATAATTAAAAATTATAGAAATAAACCACTTATACTTTAGCAAATTTAAATTTCAATTAATGTTCACATGGTATAAAAAAAGAAAAAGTAAAAGATATAATTATAGAAAATATAAAAGATGTAATAACATGTTCAATTAAATCAACAATAGAATATGGAGGAATCTTATGAGAATTTTACTTGCAGAAGATGAAAAATCTTTGTCTAGAGCCGTGCAAACGATTTTAGAAAAAAATCATTACTCGGTTGATGTAGTTTTTGATGGCGCAGAAGCATACAATTATTTGCAATCTAGCAATTATGATGGTGTCATTCTTGATATTATGATGCCTAAAATGGATGGGATCACCGTATTAAAAAGAATACGAGAACAAGGAATTAAAACACCCGTTCTCATACTAACTGCAAAGTCTGAAGTTGATGACAAGGTTCTTGGTTTAGACAGTGGCGCCAATGATTATCTAACAAAACCTTTTGCTGCCAAAGAACTTCTAGCCCGTATTCGCGCCATGACTCGAAATCAAACGATACATTCAGATTCTCAATTACATGTTGGAAATATCACTTTAGATAGCGTTTCCTTTGAACTTTCTTCACCAAGTGGTAGCTTTCGGTTGGCAAATAAAGAATATCAGATGATGGAGCTACTAATGCGAAATCCAAAAAATATGATATCCACGGAGCATTTCATGGAACGAATTTGGGGGTTTGACAGCGAGACAGAAATTAAAGTTGTATGGGTGTATATTTCTTATTTGAGAAAAAAATTAGAAGCCCTTCACGCAGACATCCAAATTAGAGTCACACGCAATATAGGCTATTCTTTGGAGGAAATAAAATGATAAAAAAACTTAGAATTAAACTTATTGCAGTATCCATGCTATCTTTATTTTTCGTGTTGCTCATAATAATGGGCACAGTCAATGTTTTAAATTATATTGATATTGTAGTTGACGCTGATAATACACTCTCCATATTAAAAGAAAATGATGGTTCTTTTCCTAAAAAAGGACGAGATTCACACCAATCTATAGGATCAGGACGAAAAGCTACCTCTCCAGAATTGCCGTATGAATCTCGTTATTTTTCTGTTTTACTATCAGCTACGGGTGAGGTTATTTCCGTAGACACTGGTAAAATCGCTGCTGTGGATACCTTATCAGCAATGGAATATGCCCAAAATGTCTGGGACAGCAAAAATACACATGGATTTATTGATGATTACAGATATATCGTTCATTCGAATGACGATAATGTAAGAATTATCTTTTTAGACTGCGGTAGAAGCCTATCTACCTTTCGCACGTTTTTACTTACTAGTTGTGGCATTTCCATTCTGGGTCTGCTAGCCGTTCTTGGATTGATCATTCTTTTTTCAAGAAGAATCATCCAACCAATCTATGAAAGCCAGGAAAAACAGAAACAATTTATTACTGATGCTGGGCATGAACTTAAAACTCCAATAACGATTATCAATGCCGATACAGAAGTGCTGGAAATGGAATTTGGAGAAAACGAATGGTTAAAGGATATTCAGATTCAAACAAAACGGCTCGCTTTGTTGACAAACGATTTAATACTACTTTCAAGAATGGAGGAGGAAAAACCTCAATTAACGATGATAGAATTTCCCTTTTCCGACCTTGTCTTTGAGACTTCACACTCTTTTCAATCATTAGCGAAGGCACAAAACAAAACATTTACAATGGACATTCAACCTATGCTTTCTATTTATGGTGATGAAAAAACATTGCGACAATTGGTATCTATCCTACTAGATAATGCCTTAAAATATTCTCCTGCTAACGCTTTAATTTCCTTAAAATTATATAAAGAAGCAAGATATATACACCTCACGGTGGAAAATACAGTAGAATCCATTTCTATGATGAATTTAGATCATTTATTCGATCGCTTCTACCGAGGAGATAAATCAAGAAACTCTGAGACGAAAGGATATGGCTTGGGGCTTTCCATAGCCAAGGCTATTGTCGAAACTCATAAAGGCAGAATTCAAGCATCCAGTAAGGATAATAATTCATTATTAATTAAGGTGTTACTTCCTGCACAAGATCCTAAAATCTCCTACACAAGATCTTAACAATCCTTCACACATTCTCGTGCTGATTCGTTGTAACAAAAAAAATGTGAAGCTGTATCAATACCTTAAATATAACATTTAAAGTATTTTTACAACTTCACATTTTATATATCCGATTACATCTTGTTACTTCGCATAATCGGTTACTCTGGATTCTCTTATAACATTAACTTTAATCTGGCCTGGATATTCTAATTCAGACTCGATCTTCTTTGATAAGTCACGCGCAAGTAAAATCATTTCGTCATCGTTAACCTGATCTGGTACAACCATAACTCTAACTTCTCTACCTGCTTGAATTGCAAAGGACTTATCGACCCCTTTAAAGCTGTTGGTTATATCTTCCAACTGTTTCAACCTGTTTGTATAAGTTTCTAATGTCTCTCGACGAGCACCAGGTCTAGCGGCAGAAATTGTATCAGCAGCTTGAACTATACACGCAATCAATGACTGAGGTTCTACATCACCATGATGAGATTCTACGGCATTAATAATGATTGGAGATTCTTTATACTTTCTACATAAATCCACACCAATTTGTACATGAGTTCCTTCCATTTCGTGGTCTACTGATTTACCAATATCGTGTAACAAACCTGCACGTTTTGCAGTTCTAACATCTACACCAATCTCCCCAGCTAATAAACCGGATAAAATAGCCACTTCAATAGAATGCTTTAACGTATTCTGACCATAACTTGTTCTAAATTTCATCTTACCTAATAAGCGAACAAGCTCTGGATGAATTCCATGAACGCCCACTTCTAATGTGGCTGCTTCACCTTCCTCACGAATCATTGTTTCAACTTCTTTTTGGGCCTTTTCTACCATCTCTTCAATTCTTGCAGGATGGATACGCCCGTCAACAATCAGTTTTTCAAGTGCGATTCTGGCAACTTCTCTACGTATTGGATCAAATCCAGAAAGAATAACTGCTTCTGGAGTATCATCAATAATTAAATCAACACCAGTTAAGGTTTCAAGAGTACGAATGTTTCGACCTTCTCTACCTATAATTCTTCCTTTCATTTCATCATTCGGAAGCTGAACGACAGAAATCGTTGTTTCAGCAACATGATCTGCGGCACATTTTTGAATTGCATTCACCACTAATTCTTTGGCCTTTTTGTCAGCCTCTTCCTTAGCTCTGCTCTCCAATTCTTTTACCATAACTGCAGTTTCATGTTTAACTTCATCTTCAACAGTTTTTATAAGATATTCCTTTGCTTGATCGGAGGTCAACCCAGAAATTTTTTCCAACTCTTCTACTTGCTTTTGGTGGGATTCTTCCACTTCAGCTCTGAGTTTGTCCAGTTCTTGCTCTTTTGATGCAAGTTTAGACTCTTTCTTTTCAAGTGCTTCTGTTTTTCTATCAAGTGTTTCTTCTTTCACTAACACACGTTTTTCGTATCGCTGTACTTCTGCTCTACGTTCTTTTGCTTCTCTTTCGAGTTCGTTCTTTGTGCGTAAGGATTCTTCCTTCGCTTCAAGAAGCGCTTCTCTTTTCTTAGTTTCAGCAGTTTTTATAGCTTCATCTATAATCTCTCTTGCTTTTTCATCAGCACTACCAATCTTAGCTTCAGTCACTTTGATTTGATATGAGATAGCTGCTTTCCAAGCAACATACGCAGTAACAACCAATGCTGCGATAACGATTAATCCGATAATAACATATTTCAGCACATGAGCACCTCCTTTATTCAATTTTCATTGTACATGTATACAACATATAAATTTTATACTGTTTTTATAGGTATGTCAAGTATTCATTGGAAAATTTTATGCATTTTGTTGAAATAAATCAAATTTTCAGGATAATTAGTGATTATGTGTAAATAAATTAACACAATTCATATATATTTACCATACATTAATAACGTAATCTACTGATATATCGCAATACTTAAATGAATCAATTTTAAAGTATTCACTATATTATTCTTTGATTTATACCAATTCTCCAATGTAATAAAATCCTTTACATTCCGTTAATTTAACATTAAGTAGTTGACCTACTAAGCTCTTATCCCCTTTAAAATGTACTAACAAGTTGTTGCTAAGTCTACCTGTTACTAGGGTATTGTCCTGCTCATTGATCTCTTCTACCAATACTTCTTGAATGCTTCCTTCGTCTTTCTTAGTAAGTTCAGCCGAAATTGTTTGAACTTCTTTTAACAAGCGATTGAAACGTTCTTTTGCCACATCATCTGGTACTTGATTTTCCATATTTGCTGCAGGTGTTCCACTTCTTTTTGAGTATAAGAATGTATAAGCACTTGCGTAACGTACTTGTTTTACAACATCTAGTGTATCTAAGAAGTCTTCTTCTGTTTCTCCTGGGAAACCTATAATAATATCTGTAGTAAGTGAAATATTTGGCATTGCTTCTTTAATTTTAGATACAAGTGCTAAATAGTCTTCTTTCGTATATTTACGATTCATTTCTTTTAATA
This window contains:
- a CDS encoding polyphosphate polymerase domain-containing protein — its product is MSYQMIFKRYEMKYLLTQKQKASILKVMDEYMKLDKYGRVSIRNIYFDTDTYRLVRRSIERPTYKEKLRLRSYQQSTAEDPVFVELKKKYQSVVYKRRLVLPQAQAIECLCSGTKLPLQSQIAEEINYFCAYYHKLSPSVFLSYDREAFYSLDGSDFRVTFDENILSRQKDMSFESGIYGTPLIDEGMSLMEIKTSGGIPLWMSNYLSKNNIFKISFSKYGTAYQKTIQYNFQGGLLHA
- a CDS encoding response regulator transcription factor, which produces MRILLAEDEKSLSRAVQTILEKNHYSVDVVFDGAEAYNYLQSSNYDGVILDIMMPKMDGITVLKRIREQGIKTPVLILTAKSEVDDKVLGLDSGANDYLTKPFAAKELLARIRAMTRNQTIHSDSQLHVGNITLDSVSFELSSPSGSFRLANKEYQMMELLMRNPKNMISTEHFMERIWGFDSETEIKVVWVYISYLRKKLEALHADIQIRVTRNIGYSLEEIK
- a CDS encoding sensor histidine kinase, translated to MIKKLRIKLIAVSMLSLFFVLLIIMGTVNVLNYIDIVVDADNTLSILKENDGSFPKKGRDSHQSIGSGRKATSPELPYESRYFSVLLSATGEVISVDTGKIAAVDTLSAMEYAQNVWDSKNTHGFIDDYRYIVHSNDDNVRIIFLDCGRSLSTFRTFLLTSCGISILGLLAVLGLIILFSRRIIQPIYESQEKQKQFITDAGHELKTPITIINADTEVLEMEFGENEWLKDIQIQTKRLALLTNDLILLSRMEEEKPQLTMIEFPFSDLVFETSHSFQSLAKAQNKTFTMDIQPMLSIYGDEKTLRQLVSILLDNALKYSPANALISLKLYKEARYIHLTVENTVESISMMNLDHLFDRFYRGDKSRNSETKGYGLGLSIAKAIVETHKGRIQASSKDNNSLLIKVLLPAQDPKISYTRS
- the rny gene encoding ribonuclease Y, giving the protein MVVTAYVAWKAAISYQIKVTEAKIGSADEKAREIIDEAIKTAETKKREALLEAKEESLRTKNELEREAKERRAEVQRYEKRVLVKEETLDRKTEALEKKESKLASKEQELDKLRAEVEESHQKQVEELEKISGLTSDQAKEYLIKTVEDEVKHETAVMVKELESRAKEEADKKAKELVVNAIQKCAADHVAETTISVVQLPNDEMKGRIIGREGRNIRTLETLTGVDLIIDDTPEAVILSGFDPIRREVARIALEKLIVDGRIHPARIEEMVEKAQKEVETMIREEGEAATLEVGVHGIHPELVRLLGKMKFRTSYGQNTLKHSIEVAILSGLLAGEIGVDVRTAKRAGLLHDIGKSVDHEMEGTHVQIGVDLCRKYKESPIIINAVESHHGDVEPQSLIACIVQAADTISAARPGARRETLETYTNRLKQLEDITNSFKGVDKSFAIQAGREVRVMVVPDQVNDDEMILLARDLSKKIESELEYPGQIKVNVIRESRVTDYAK